The Amycolatopsis sp. 195334CR genome window below encodes:
- a CDS encoding Re/Si-specific NAD(P)(+) transhydrogenase subunit alpha codes for MVTDSGPVTVGVVKESLPGERRVALVPKAVGRLVARGLKVVVESGAGDAALFTDSDYEANGAGIGDAWAAGVVLKVAPPTAVEATRLAPGTVLIGFLAPLSNVERIKELAEGGVTAFAVESIPRITRAQAMDALSSQSSVAGYRAVLLAAERLTRFFPMLTTAAGTVAPAKVLVLGAGVAGLQALATARRLGAQTTGYDVRPEVADQVRSVGAQWLDLGIEAVGDGGYARELTAEERAEQQRRLTEAITRFDVVITTALVPGRRAPVLVTAEAVEGMPSGGVVVDLAGESGGNCELTEAGQDVVRHGVTISSPLNLPAGMPAHASELYSRNLTELLGLLVNDEGALALDFSDEVVAGACVTGEGRD; via the coding sequence GTGGTGACCGATTCCGGGCCGGTGACGGTCGGCGTGGTGAAGGAGTCGCTACCTGGTGAACGCCGGGTCGCGCTGGTGCCGAAGGCGGTCGGGCGGCTGGTCGCCCGCGGGCTGAAGGTGGTCGTGGAGAGCGGGGCAGGCGACGCGGCCCTGTTCACCGACAGTGACTACGAAGCGAACGGCGCCGGTATCGGCGACGCGTGGGCGGCCGGGGTGGTGCTCAAGGTCGCGCCACCGACCGCGGTGGAGGCCACCCGGCTGGCGCCGGGCACCGTGCTGATCGGCTTCCTCGCCCCACTGTCCAATGTGGAAAGAATCAAGGAGCTGGCCGAGGGCGGGGTGACCGCCTTCGCGGTGGAGTCCATCCCGCGGATCACCCGCGCGCAGGCGATGGACGCGCTCTCGTCGCAGAGCAGCGTGGCCGGGTACCGCGCGGTGCTGCTCGCCGCCGAACGGCTGACGCGGTTCTTCCCGATGCTCACCACCGCCGCCGGCACCGTGGCCCCGGCCAAGGTGCTGGTGCTCGGCGCCGGGGTGGCCGGGTTGCAGGCGCTGGCCACCGCGCGGCGGCTCGGCGCGCAGACCACCGGCTACGACGTGCGGCCCGAGGTGGCCGACCAGGTGCGCTCGGTCGGCGCGCAGTGGCTCGACCTCGGCATCGAGGCGGTCGGCGACGGCGGGTACGCCCGCGAGCTGACCGCGGAGGAACGCGCCGAGCAGCAACGGAGGCTGACCGAGGCGATCACCCGGTTCGACGTGGTGATCACCACCGCGCTGGTGCCGGGGCGGCGGGCGCCGGTGCTGGTCACCGCGGAGGCCGTCGAAGGCATGCCGTCCGGCGGGGTGGTCGTCGACCTGGCCGGTGAGTCCGGCGGCAACTGCGAGCTGACCGAAGCCGGGCAGGACGTGGTCCGCCACGGCGTGACGATCAGCTCACCGCTGAACCTGCCGGCGGGCATGCCCGCGCACGCGAGCGAGCTGTACTCGCGCAACCTCACCGAACTGCTCGGCCTGCTGGTGAACGACGAAGGCGCGCTGGCGCTGGACTTCTCCGACGAGGTGGTCGCCGGAGCGTGCGTCACGGGGGAGGGACGGGACTGA
- a CDS encoding TetR family transcriptional regulator — protein sequence MTAEPVSRSERKQRTRRALLDGALALLADRVFATLSLREVTKSAGIVPTAFYRHFASMEELGVVLVEESMQTLRGMLRSARRDKRAFQDVIRASVQLLDEHVREQPDHFRFLLRERYAGTGAVPAAIGLELRLFSSELAVDLARFEYLREWDTEDLHMMAELIVTAMQATVLELIEANGPEARARVVRTAEKRLRLIVLGVPNWQRTS from the coding sequence GTGACCGCGGAACCCGTCAGCCGATCCGAGCGCAAGCAGCGCACGCGCCGCGCGCTGCTCGACGGCGCGCTGGCCCTGCTGGCGGACCGCGTGTTCGCCACGCTCAGCCTGCGCGAGGTCACGAAGTCGGCGGGCATCGTGCCGACGGCCTTCTACCGGCACTTCGCCTCGATGGAGGAGCTCGGCGTGGTGCTGGTCGAGGAATCGATGCAGACGCTGCGCGGCATGCTGCGCTCGGCGCGCCGGGACAAGCGGGCCTTCCAGGACGTCATCCGCGCCTCGGTCCAGCTGCTCGACGAGCACGTCCGCGAACAGCCGGACCACTTCCGGTTCCTGCTGCGCGAGCGCTACGCCGGCACCGGCGCGGTGCCCGCGGCGATCGGCCTGGAGCTGCGGTTGTTCTCCAGCGAACTGGCCGTCGACCTGGCGCGCTTCGAGTACCTGCGCGAATGGGACACCGAGGACCTGCACATGATGGCGGAGCTGATCGTCACCGCGATGCAGGCGACCGTGCTGGAGCTGATCGAGGCGAACGGGCCCGAGGCGCGGGCCCGGGTGGTGCGAACGGCGGAGAAGCGGCTCCGGCTGATCGTGCTCGGGGTACCGAATTGGCAAAGGACCTCCTGA
- a CDS encoding ferredoxin reductase yields MGKLASVAEALLTPHGVDRYLELIDPMLVRREIRGRITAVRRQTPTTLTMTIQPSRAWRGFRAGQYVRVTVTIDGVRRTRCYSPACSQYRADGQLELTVKALEDGLVSGYLHRTAEPGMVLGLSEPDGTFGLPDPRPEHVLLISGGSGITPVLAMLRTLADENHPGEVALLHYENEPADLPYRAELAELVRDRPNFRVRFACTMTEHGGDLHGFFSRSHLDQVAPWFGAAETFLCGPVPLMDSVRKEYANEGLGERLHTEEFTPPAFAAEAGEVTGQVRFTRSGKEFANSGKPLLEQAEDAGLRPEHGCRMGICFSCTQLKTSGPVRNLRTGEVSAEDNEEIQLCISAPCGDVEINA; encoded by the coding sequence ATGGGAAAGCTCGCTTCGGTCGCCGAGGCCCTGCTCACCCCCCACGGCGTGGACCGCTACCTCGAACTCATCGACCCGATGCTGGTGCGGCGGGAGATCCGGGGCCGGATCACCGCGGTGCGGCGGCAGACGCCGACGACGCTGACCATGACCATCCAGCCGAGCCGGGCCTGGCGCGGTTTCCGCGCCGGTCAGTACGTGCGCGTGACGGTCACCATCGACGGGGTCCGACGCACCCGCTGCTACTCCCCCGCGTGCTCCCAGTACCGCGCGGACGGGCAGCTCGAACTGACCGTCAAGGCCCTCGAAGACGGCCTGGTCTCGGGTTACCTGCACCGCACCGCCGAGCCGGGCATGGTGCTCGGACTGTCCGAGCCGGACGGCACCTTCGGCCTGCCGGACCCGCGCCCGGAGCACGTGCTGCTGATCAGCGGCGGCAGCGGGATCACCCCGGTGCTGGCCATGCTGCGCACGCTGGCCGACGAGAACCACCCCGGCGAGGTCGCGCTGCTGCACTACGAGAACGAGCCCGCGGACCTGCCCTACCGCGCCGAACTGGCCGAACTGGTGCGGGACAGGCCCAACTTCCGGGTCCGCTTCGCCTGCACCATGACCGAGCACGGCGGCGACCTCCACGGTTTCTTCTCGCGCTCGCACCTGGACCAGGTGGCGCCGTGGTTCGGCGCCGCGGAGACCTTTCTCTGCGGTCCGGTGCCGCTGATGGACTCCGTGCGCAAGGAGTACGCGAACGAAGGATTGGGTGAACGCCTGCACACCGAGGAGTTCACCCCGCCCGCGTTCGCCGCCGAGGCCGGTGAGGTGACCGGGCAGGTGCGGTTCACCCGCAGCGGCAAGGAGTTCGCCAACTCCGGCAAACCGCTGCTGGAGCAGGCCGAGGACGCCGGGCTGCGGCCGGAGCACGGCTGCCGGATGGGCATCTGCTTCTCCTGCACGCAGCTCAAGACCAGCGGCCCGGTGCGGAACCTGCGCACCGGCGAGGTCTCGGCCGAGGACAACGAGGAAATCCAGCTGTGCATCTCCGCCCCCTGCGGGGACGTCGAGATCAACGCCTGA
- a CDS encoding acyl-CoA desaturase — MTGLQDRLTPEQVEEFGRELDALRQRIVADLGQEDVDYIHKLIKTQRGLEVAGRGLLFAGFFPPAWLAGVGALSLAKILDNMEIGHNVMHGQYDWTRDPALSSQNFEWDTVAPSDNWRHSHNYIHHTYTNILDKDRDIGYGILRMDPAQKWHPYYLGNPVYATLLALLFQWGVMLHDLEVDRQLKGETKWSDYKEVRAKIARKAARQFGKDYVLFPLLTGPMAPLTLLGNASANLVRNLWAFSIIFCGHFPADVESFTEAETEEENRGQWYLRQILGSANISGGKLFHILSGNLSHQIEHHLFPDIPARRYPQIAPEVRAICEKYGLPYHTGPLRKQLFSVARKIVKLALPGKEQPGPAPRTVVGDRQPAAA, encoded by the coding sequence ATGACTGGGCTGCAGGACCGGCTCACCCCCGAACAGGTCGAGGAGTTCGGCCGCGAACTGGACGCGCTGCGCCAGCGGATCGTGGCCGACCTCGGCCAGGAGGACGTGGACTACATCCACAAGCTGATCAAGACCCAGCGCGGCCTGGAGGTGGCCGGGCGCGGACTGCTGTTCGCCGGCTTCTTCCCGCCCGCGTGGCTGGCCGGGGTCGGCGCGCTGTCGCTGGCGAAGATCCTGGACAACATGGAGATCGGGCACAACGTCATGCACGGCCAGTACGACTGGACCCGCGACCCGGCGCTGAGCTCGCAGAACTTCGAGTGGGACACGGTGGCGCCCTCGGACAACTGGCGCCACTCGCACAACTACATCCACCACACCTACACCAACATCCTGGACAAGGACCGCGACATCGGTTACGGGATCCTGCGGATGGACCCCGCGCAGAAGTGGCACCCGTACTACCTGGGCAACCCGGTCTACGCCACGCTGCTCGCGCTGCTGTTCCAGTGGGGCGTGATGCTGCACGACCTCGAGGTGGACCGGCAGCTCAAGGGCGAGACCAAGTGGTCGGACTACAAGGAGGTCCGGGCCAAGATCGCGCGCAAGGCGGCGCGGCAGTTCGGCAAGGACTACGTGCTCTTCCCGCTGCTGACCGGGCCGATGGCGCCGCTGACCCTGCTCGGCAACGCCAGCGCGAACCTGGTGCGCAACCTGTGGGCGTTCTCGATCATCTTCTGCGGGCACTTCCCGGCCGACGTGGAGAGCTTCACCGAGGCCGAGACCGAGGAGGAGAACCGCGGCCAGTGGTACCTGCGGCAGATCCTGGGTTCGGCGAACATCAGCGGCGGCAAGCTGTTCCACATCCTCTCGGGCAACCTGTCGCACCAGATCGAGCACCACCTGTTCCCGGACATCCCGGCCCGCCGCTACCCGCAGATCGCGCCGGAGGTCCGCGCCATCTGCGAGAAGTACGGCCTGCCGTACCACACCGGCCCGCTGCGCAAGCAGTTGTTCTCGGTGGCGCGCAAGATCGTCAAACTGGCACTGCCCGGCAAGGAGCAGCCGGGGCCCGCGCCCCGTACCGTGGTCGGTGACCGGCAACCGGCTGCGGCTTGA